GGCCCGAGGAGAGCGGAGCCCGTACGGAGGCGAGCAGCGCGTCCGCGTGCAGCCCCAGGGCGGGCGCCGGGCCGTCGTCCTCGCTCTCCGGCAGCGGGCCCGCGGCCAGTGGGACCAGGGCGATCGCCTCGTCACCGCTGTGCGCGACCGCGATCCGGTCCGCCGACTCGGCGCCGATGGCCGCCGGGTCGACGAGGATCTCCTCCAGGAGCGCCTGCGCGACCGGCCCGCTGTCCACGGGGGCCTGACCGGCCTCCTGCTCCCACTCCACGCGGGCGACGACCACCTGCCAGTGCGGGGCCGTGCCGAGCCCGGGCAGCAGCACCGGGGCGGCGACCCGCAGCCTGGCGGCGATCTCGGCGGGCGCGGCGCCCGTCTGCACCAGCTCCAGGACCTCCTGGGCGAGCCGGCGCCGTACCGTGCGGGCCGCGTCGCGCCGGTCCCGCTCGACGGCGATCAGCTGGGTGACGCCCTGGAGCAGGTCGAGCCGGGCGGCGGGCCAGTCCCCGGCGTCCGCCTCCACGGCCAGCAGCCAGTCCGACAGGACCGTCTCGCGCACGTCCCGGGAGGCGGGCGCGGCGCCCCGGCCGGTGTTGCGGATCGGGAAGAGCGAGTACGTGGCCCCGGCGACGCTCAGCCGGTGCGGGCCGCGCCGGCCGGTGCGGGTGGCGGCCAGGTGCTCACCGGCCAGGGTGGCGGCGAGCGCGGCCTCCAGCGGCTCGCCCGCGCCCGCGATCTGGCGGCCGGTGGGGGAGAGGACCCAGGCCCGCAGGTCCAGGTCGGAGCCGAGGAGGTCGAGGACGACCTCGGGGCCGCCGCCCGCGGGACCGGAGGTCATGAGCCGCCGGTGGCGGTCGACGACGGCCGCCAGGTCGCCGGCCCGCTCGCCGGAGACCTGTCGAACAACATGCTCGGTGATCGTCGCGAACGCAACGGACTCGTTCACAGCGAACAGCGGAAGCCGGTGGCGCAAACACGCCGCCACGAGATCGTCGGGGATGTCGCCGAGCTCGGCCTCGCCGGCGGCGAGGGCGGCCACTCCGGCCGAGGCCAGGATCCGGACGAAGGGCTCGGCGTCGGCCGGGTCCGTCCGCCAGGCGAGCCCGGTCAGCACCAGCTCGCCGCCGGACAGGTACCGGCTGGGGTCCTTGAGGTCCGTCGTCATGACGCCTCGGACGGTTCGGTCCAGCTCGTCGTCGCCGCCGAGCAGGCGCAGCCCGAGCGCGTCGTTCTCCAGCAGTGCGCGCAGCCGCATCGTGTCGCCGCCGTTCCTTCGTTCGGTGATGGTGAGTGTCGCGTTGTCGACGGTGGGGTGGTGCCACCGTTTCCAGGGGAAAACGGCGAGGTTTCTGTTCCCCGCCTTTCGTTCGAATCTACAAGACGACGACGGGCACCAGCCAACTCCTTCATGTTTTCGGTGACTGCACCCGGGCGATCGTGGCTTGTGTACTAGGCCACACACCGCGTGAACAGCACATGAACACGATGTCGAGGGCCGGCCGTCCCCCCGGACCCACTAGCTCGACCCCCGATCCAGAATCACTAGAAGAGAGCCACCATGGACTTCCTTCGCCCCGCCAGCTGGGAGGAGGCGCTCGCCGCCAAGGCCGAGCACCCCACGGCCGTGCCCATCGCCGGTGGTACCGACGTCATGGTCGAGATCAACTTCGACCACCGGCGCCCCGAGTACCTCCTGGACCTGAACCGTATCGAGCTGCTGCGCGAGTGGGAGGTCGGCGAGGAGAACGTCCGCCTCGGCGCCTCCGTCCCGTACACGCAGATCATGGAGAACCTGCGCGCAGAGCTCCCGGGTCTGGCACTGGCCTCGCACACGGTCGCCTCCCCGCAGATCCGCAACCGCGGCGGCGTGGGCGGCAACCTCGGCACCGCGTCGCCCGCCGGCGACGCCCACCCGGCCCTGCTCGCCGCGGGCGCCGAGGTCGAGGTCGAGTCGGTGCGCGGCAACCGCTTCATCCCGATCGACGAGTTCTACACCGGCGTGAAGCGCAACGCGCTCCAGCCCGACGAGCTCATCAAGACCGTCCACATCAAGAAGGCGGACGGCCCCCAGCAGTACTCCAAGGTCGGCACCCGCAACGCGATGGTCATCGCCGTCTGCGCCTTCGGCCTGGCCCTGCACCCGGAGACCCGGACCGTGCGCACCGGCATCGGATCCGCCGCGCCCACCCCGATCCGCGCCAAGGAGGCCGAGGCCTTCCTGAACGCGGCTCTGGAAGAGGGCGGCTTCTGGGACAACGGCAAGATCATCACTCCTTCGATCGCGAAGCAGTTCGCCGACCTCTGCTCGGCCGCCGCCAACCCGATCGACGACGTCCGCGGCACCGCCAAGTACCGGCGCCACGCCGTCGGCATCATGGCCCGCCGTCAGCTCGGCTGGACCTGGGAGCAGTACCGCGGCGCCGGCCGCACGCTTGAGGGAGCTGCATAACCATGCGCGTCAATTTCACGGTCAACGGTCGTCCGCAGGAAGCCGACGACGTCTGGGAGGGCGAGTCCCTCCTCTACGTTCTGCGTGAGCGCCTGGGTCTGCCCGGCTCCAAGAACGCGTGCGAGCAGGGCGAGTGCGGTTCCTGCACCGTCCGTCTCGACGGCGTGCCGGTCTGCTCGTGTCTGGTCGCCGCCGGCCAGGTCGAGGGCCGCGAGGTCGTCACCGTCGAGGGCCTGGCGGAGTACGCCAAGGAGCGCGAGGCGCACGGCGGTTGCGCCACCGGCGCCTGCGGCGGGACCTCGGTCGACGCCGCCAAGAAGTGGGAGGCCAAGCCCCAGGACTCGCAGACCGGTGAGGGCATCGAACTCTCCCCGATCCAGCAGGCGTTCATCGACGCCGGCGCGGTCCAGTGCGGCTTCTGCACCCCCGGTCTGCTCGTCGCGGCCGACGAGATGCTGGAGCGCAACCCGTCCCCGACGGACGCGGACATCCGCGAGGCGCTCTCCGGCAACCTCTGCCGCTGCACCGGTTACGAGAAGATCCTCGACGCGGTCCGCCTCGCGGCCGCTCGCCAGGAGCGTCAGGGAGAGGCGGTCTGACGATGGCTCAGAACACACTGCCGGTGGGTACGCCCACCGACGTCACCCAGAACCACGTCAAGGGCGGCATCGGCGAGTCCACGCTCCGCCCGGACGGCACCCTCAAGGTCACCGGCGAGTTCGCCTACTCCTCGGACATGTGGCACGAGGACATGCTCTGGGGCCAGATCCTGCGCTCCACCGTCGCGCACGCCGAGATCGTGTCCATCGACACCTCCGAGGCCCTCACGATGGACGGCGTCTACGCCGTACTGACCCACGAGGACCTGCCGGCCGCGAAGAACTACGGCATGGAGTTCCAGGACACCCCGGTCCTCGCCTACGGCAAGGTCCGTCACCACGGTGAGCCGGTCGCCCTCGTGGCCGCCGACCACCCGGAGACCGCCCGCCGCGCCGCCGCCAAGATCAAGATCGAGTACCGGGAGCTCCCGCTCATCACGGACGAGGCCTCCGCCCTCGCCCCCGACGCGATCCTGGTCCACGAGAACCGCGACGACCACCACTCCGGCCACGTCCCGCACCCGAACATCGTGCACCGCCAGCCGATCATCCGCGGCAACGCCGACGAGGCCGCCAAGCGCGCCGACGTCATCGTCAAGGGCGAGTACACCTTCGGCATGCAGGACCAGGCCTTCCTCGGCCCCGAGTCCGGCCTCGCCGTACCGGCCGAGGACGGCGGCGTCGACCTGTACGTCGCCACCCAGTGGCTGCACTCGGACCTCAAGCAGATCGCCCCCTGCCTCGGCCTGCCCGAGGAGAAGGTCCGGATGACCATGGCCGGTGTCGGCGGCGCCTTCGGCGGCCGCGAGGACATCTCCATGCAGATCCTCGCCTCCATCCTCGCGCTGCGCACCGGCAAGCCGGTGAAGATGGTCTACAACCGGTACGAG
This is a stretch of genomic DNA from Streptomyces sp. R44. It encodes these proteins:
- a CDS encoding PucR family transcriptional regulator, which codes for MRLRALLENDALGLRLLGGDDELDRTVRGVMTTDLKDPSRYLSGGELVLTGLAWRTDPADAEPFVRILASAGVAALAAGEAELGDIPDDLVAACLRHRLPLFAVNESVAFATITEHVVRQVSGERAGDLAAVVDRHRRLMTSGPAGGGPEVVLDLLGSDLDLRAWVLSPTGRQIAGAGEPLEAALAATLAGEHLAATRTGRRGPHRLSVAGATYSLFPIRNTGRGAAPASRDVRETVLSDWLLAVEADAGDWPAARLDLLQGVTQLIAVERDRRDAARTVRRRLAQEVLELVQTGAAPAEIAARLRVAAPVLLPGLGTAPHWQVVVARVEWEQEAGQAPVDSGPVAQALLEEILVDPAAIGAESADRIAVAHSGDEAIALVPLAAGPLPESEDDGPAPALGLHADALLASVRAPLSSGLDGDGRVTLGVSAAVASAEGLRGALEEARHARRVAAARPGRVCAAGHHELASHVLLLPFVPDDVRRAFTARLLDPLRDYDRRHRAELIPTLEAFLDCDGSWTRCATRLHLHVNTLRYRVGRIEQLTGRDLSRLEDKLDFFLALRMS
- a CDS encoding xanthine dehydrogenase family protein subunit M, producing MDFLRPASWEEALAAKAEHPTAVPIAGGTDVMVEINFDHRRPEYLLDLNRIELLREWEVGEENVRLGASVPYTQIMENLRAELPGLALASHTVASPQIRNRGGVGGNLGTASPAGDAHPALLAAGAEVEVESVRGNRFIPIDEFYTGVKRNALQPDELIKTVHIKKADGPQQYSKVGTRNAMVIAVCAFGLALHPETRTVRTGIGSAAPTPIRAKEAEAFLNAALEEGGFWDNGKIITPSIAKQFADLCSAAANPIDDVRGTAKYRRHAVGIMARRQLGWTWEQYRGAGRTLEGAA
- a CDS encoding (2Fe-2S)-binding protein produces the protein MRVNFTVNGRPQEADDVWEGESLLYVLRERLGLPGSKNACEQGECGSCTVRLDGVPVCSCLVAAGQVEGREVVTVEGLAEYAKEREAHGGCATGACGGTSVDAAKKWEAKPQDSQTGEGIELSPIQQAFIDAGAVQCGFCTPGLLVAADEMLERNPSPTDADIREALSGNLCRCTGYEKILDAVRLAAARQERQGEAV